One genomic window of Actinoalloteichus hoggarensis includes the following:
- a CDS encoding permease prefix domain 1-containing protein, with product MIEDYLDALDRRLHGPGSVKSELLTEVRHSLEDAAEAYRDDGLTTAGAEQRAVREFGGVDAVAEDCQAELAVSHSLGTVRTLLAGVVLLVLMWEVGRRLIIGPWEAFPGPPLNPLAGLAFGMAERLGIVLGLVIAVLLLSVRLLGRRTSARALSSLLTRFNVLAVLVYGTTLFLVCALGMFLRPEVFQDVGMVVIMTVTVLVMSRLGWLAGRSLRL from the coding sequence ATGATCGAGGACTATCTCGACGCGCTCGACCGCAGACTGCACGGCCCTGGATCGGTGAAGTCCGAGCTGCTCACCGAGGTGCGGCACAGCCTGGAGGACGCCGCGGAGGCCTACCGGGACGACGGCCTCACCACGGCGGGTGCCGAGCAGCGGGCCGTCCGCGAGTTCGGCGGCGTCGACGCGGTCGCCGAGGACTGCCAGGCCGAGCTGGCCGTCAGCCACAGTCTCGGCACCGTCCGGACCCTGTTGGCAGGCGTGGTCCTGCTGGTCCTGATGTGGGAGGTCGGCCGACGGCTGATCATCGGCCCGTGGGAGGCGTTCCCCGGGCCGCCGCTCAACCCGCTGGCAGGCCTCGCCTTCGGCATGGCGGAACGGCTCGGGATCGTGCTGGGCCTGGTCATCGCCGTCCTGCTGCTCTCGGTTCGGCTGCTCGGCAGGCGTACCTCGGCCCGCGCCCTCAGCAGCCTGTTGACCCGGTTCAACGTTCTGGCCGTGCTGGTCTACGGCACCACGCTGTTCCTGGTGTGCGCATTAGGGATGTTCCTCCGCCCCGAGGTCTTCCAGGACGTCGGAATGGTCGTCATCATGACGGTCACCGTCCTGGTGATGAGCAGACTCGGATGGCTGGCGGGCCGCAGCCTGCGGCTCT